In the Aggregatilinea lenta genome, GCCTATCTGGTGTTTGGCGGCTTATACGTGTGGGTGGCGAATAAAGCGCGAGCAGCAGAAGCGGCTCACACGAACTGAAGAAGTTCTACAGCCACCAAGCTTCCATCATCCACAGCCAGCCTCGCGCAGCACGGCATTTCCGCTCCCGGCTGCGCGAGGTATCTTCGCATGGTCTGTCCGCCAAATCTTATCGCCTTCTACCCCAACGATCTTTCGTCCACGACCCAGACGCTTGACGCCAAATAGCACTCAATGTTATTCTGTGAAGGTTCACAGAAATATTTATTTAATGGCCAAAAAGCCTATGCCGCGCCGCGCCCCCAAGCCAATTACACTGCATGACGTCGCCCAACACTCCGGTGTTTCGTACCAGACAGTCTCGCGTGTCATCAACAACCATCCCTACGTCTCCAAAGACACGCGCCACCGCGTGCTGGCCGCCATCCGCGAGCTGGACTATCGCCCCAACCGCGTCGCGCGCAGCCTCGCCACGCGGCGGTCGTATACGCTCGGTATCGTCACCTTCGGCACAAACTACTACGGTCCGGCGCAGATGATGTCGAACGTCGAGCGCGCCGCCCGCGCGCGCGGCTACAACCTGACCGTCTCCAACGTGGACGTGCTCAGCGCGCGCTCGGTGCACGACATGGTCGAGCAGCTCGGCGGGCAGCTCGTGGATGGTCTGGTGCTGATCACGCCCGTGCTCGGCATTTCCTACGAGGATCTGGTGTCGCTCTGTGCCGGGATTCCGTTCGTGATGATCGACGCCCAACTGAACGCGCGCATCCCGTCGGTGGTCATCGACCAGCGCTACGGCAGCCAGATCGCCACGCAGCACCTGCTCGATCTGGGCCACCGCTGCGTCGCGGAGATTCGGGGACCACTGAACTGGTTTGGCGCCATCGCCCGGCACGAGAGCTGCCTCGCCACGTTGAAGGCGGCGGGCCTGGAACCGGTCGGCCAGTACGAAGGCAACTGGACCGCCGAAGACGGCTATACCGCCGCGTGCGCCCTGCTCGAGTCGGGCGCGGCGTTCACGGCGCTCGTAGTCGGCAACGACCAGATGGCGCTCGGCGCCATGCACGCGCTGCACGAGCGCGGCGTCCGCATCCCGGAAGACGTATCCATCGTGGGCTTCGACGACATCCCCGAAGCAGCCTACTTCGAGCCGCCGCTGACCACCGTCCGGCAGGACTTCGGCGGCCTGGGCGAGCAGAGCGTGGAATACCTCGTCAGCCTGATCGACGAGCCGGACACCCCGCTGCACCAGCGCGTGCTGCACCCGTATCTCGTCGTGCGCGACAGCACGCGAGAACTGGCATAACGATCATCAATCCCTTTTTTCCGTCGGGAAAAGCAGAAAAAAACAGGGCGGGTTCGAGACCCGCCCCTACAGATCACGCTCGACGTTGCATATCTCCCCGTCCATACATCGAATTGGAGAGGCCGAGGCCAGCTTTACTGAGCGGGGGTGAGGTCGGCGCGGTTTCCTGCACGTCCCTCTACCCTACCGCGCCGTCCGCCGTGGTGACCTCGCCGCTCTCGGC is a window encoding:
- a CDS encoding LacI family DNA-binding transcriptional regulator; translation: MAKKPMPRRAPKPITLHDVAQHSGVSYQTVSRVINNHPYVSKDTRHRVLAAIRELDYRPNRVARSLATRRSYTLGIVTFGTNYYGPAQMMSNVERAARARGYNLTVSNVDVLSARSVHDMVEQLGGQLVDGLVLITPVLGISYEDLVSLCAGIPFVMIDAQLNARIPSVVIDQRYGSQIATQHLLDLGHRCVAEIRGPLNWFGAIARHESCLATLKAAGLEPVGQYEGNWTAEDGYTAACALLESGAAFTALVVGNDQMALGAMHALHERGVRIPEDVSIVGFDDIPEAAYFEPPLTTVRQDFGGLGEQSVEYLVSLIDEPDTPLHQRVLHPYLVVRDSTRELA